A region from the Sphingopyxis lindanitolerans genome encodes:
- a CDS encoding GNAT family N-acetyltransferase, translated as MAGGMIVRPVQRADHDRWLPLWDGYNAFYGRVGAAALAPEITAATWERFFDPYEPMAALVAEQGGALLGLTHYLLHRSTTALLPTLYLQDLFTTPGARGKGVGRALIEAVYDTARAQGLSRVYWQTHETNETAMKLYDRIAEKPGFLVYRKLFD; from the coding sequence ATGGCTGGCGGGATGATCGTCCGGCCCGTCCAGCGCGCCGACCATGACCGCTGGCTGCCGCTTTGGGACGGCTATAACGCCTTTTACGGCCGCGTCGGCGCGGCTGCGCTGGCGCCCGAGATCACGGCGGCGACATGGGAGCGCTTCTTCGATCCTTATGAGCCGATGGCCGCGCTGGTTGCCGAGCAGGGCGGAGCGCTCCTCGGCCTGACGCATTATCTGCTCCATCGCAGCACCACCGCCTTATTGCCCACACTCTATCTGCAGGATCTGTTCACGACGCCCGGCGCGCGCGGCAAGGGCGTCGGCCGGGCATTGATCGAGGCGGTTTATGACACGGCGCGCGCGCAGGGATTGTCGCGCGTCTATTGGCAGACCCACGAGACCAACGAGACCGCGATGAAACTCTATGACCGGATTGCCGAGAAGCCGGGCTTCCTCGTCTATCGAAAGCTGTTCGATTGA
- the glmS gene encoding glutamine--fructose-6-phosphate transaminase (isomerizing) gives MCGIIGIIGKAQVADRLVEGLRRMEYRGYDSAGVCTIDGGRLIRRRAEGKLNNLVKELAGNPAPGIVGIAHTRWATHGAPTTSNAHPHATDEIALVHNGIIENFKPLREALTARGRRFESDTDTEVVAHLVSEQVEAGQSPEDAVKAVLPQLRGAFALAIAFRQHPDLLIGARLGSPLVVGYGEGETYLGSDALALAPLTQKIAYLDEGDWVVITQDGAQIFDSENNPAEREVTTSGVTAAAVEKGNYRHFMQKEIFEQPTVVAQTLSSYIRPLEQTVALPQMDFDLSKIERITIVACGTSFYAGMVAKYWFETFARVPVDIDVASEFRYRDPVLQPGGLALFISQSGETADTLAALRHCKANGQTIAVVVNVPTSSMAREADLLLPTHAGPEIGVASTKAFTCQLAVLAALAAHLALKKGKLNAGEEREIVRHLIEAPAALNAALAHDEEISKMAHLVAPARDVLYLGRGPDYPLALEGALKLKEISYIHAEGYASGEMKHGPIALIDEAVPVIVLAPSGPLFEKTVSNMQEVMARGGKVVLISDAEGLAEAGDGCMATIEMPKVHPLIAPLVYAVPVQLLAYHVAVAKGTDVDQPRNLAKSVTVE, from the coding sequence ATGTGCGGAATTATCGGAATCATCGGCAAGGCCCAGGTGGCGGATCGGCTCGTCGAGGGCCTTCGGCGCATGGAGTATCGCGGCTATGATTCGGCGGGCGTCTGCACGATCGACGGCGGCCGACTCATCCGCCGCCGCGCCGAGGGGAAGCTCAATAATCTCGTCAAGGAACTCGCGGGCAATCCCGCGCCGGGCATTGTCGGCATCGCGCACACGCGCTGGGCGACGCATGGCGCGCCGACGACGAGTAACGCGCACCCGCACGCGACCGACGAAATCGCGCTCGTCCACAACGGGATCATCGAGAATTTCAAGCCGCTGCGCGAAGCGCTGACCGCGCGCGGCCGCCGTTTCGAGAGCGATACCGATACCGAGGTCGTCGCCCATCTGGTGAGCGAACAGGTCGAGGCAGGCCAGTCGCCCGAAGATGCGGTGAAGGCCGTGCTGCCGCAACTTCGCGGCGCCTTTGCGCTGGCGATCGCCTTTCGCCAGCACCCCGACCTGCTGATCGGCGCGCGCCTCGGCTCGCCGCTCGTCGTCGGCTATGGCGAGGGCGAAACCTATCTCGGCTCCGACGCGCTCGCGCTCGCGCCGCTGACGCAAAAGATCGCCTATCTTGATGAAGGCGACTGGGTCGTCATCACGCAGGACGGCGCGCAGATTTTCGATAGCGAAAACAATCCAGCGGAGCGTGAGGTTACGACGTCTGGCGTAACCGCCGCGGCGGTCGAGAAGGGCAATTACCGCCATTTCATGCAAAAGGAGATTTTCGAGCAGCCGACGGTGGTCGCGCAGACGCTCTCCTCCTACATCCGCCCGCTCGAACAGACGGTCGCCCTTCCCCAGATGGATTTCGACCTGTCGAAGATCGAGCGCATCACGATCGTTGCCTGCGGCACCAGCTTCTACGCCGGGATGGTCGCCAAATATTGGTTCGAAACCTTCGCGCGCGTTCCGGTCGATATCGATGTCGCGTCGGAGTTCCGCTATCGCGACCCGGTGCTCCAGCCCGGCGGGCTGGCGCTCTTCATCTCGCAGTCGGGCGAGACCGCCGACACGCTGGCGGCGCTGCGCCATTGCAAGGCGAACGGACAGACGATCGCGGTCGTCGTCAACGTGCCGACGAGCAGCATGGCGCGCGAGGCCGATTTGCTGCTCCCGACCCACGCGGGGCCGGAGATCGGCGTCGCCTCGACCAAGGCCTTCACCTGCCAACTCGCGGTGCTCGCCGCGCTCGCCGCGCATCTCGCGCTCAAAAAGGGCAAGCTCAACGCTGGTGAAGAGCGCGAAATCGTCCGGCATCTGATCGAGGCGCCCGCCGCGCTCAACGCCGCGCTCGCACATGACGAGGAAATATCGAAGATGGCGCACCTCGTCGCTCCGGCGCGCGACGTCCTCTACCTTGGCCGCGGCCCCGACTATCCGCTCGCGCTCGAAGGCGCGCTGAAACTAAAGGAAATCAGTTATATCCATGCCGAAGGTTATGCGTCGGGTGAAATGAAGCACGGCCCGATCGCGCTGATCGACGAGGCCGTCCCGGTCATCGTTCTCGCGCCCTCGGGCCCGCTGTTCGAAAAGACCGTCAGCAATATGCAGGAAGTCATGGCGCGCGGCGGCAAGGTCGTGCTGATCAGCGACGCCGAAGGCCTGGCCGAAGCCGGCGACGGCTGCATGGCGACGATCGAAATGCCCAAAGTCCACCCGCTGATCGCGCCGCTCGTCTATGCGGTGCCGGTGCAGTTGCTCGCCTATCATGTCGCGGTCGCGAAGGGCACCGACGTCGACCAGCCGCGCAATCTGGCGAAGTCGGTGACGGTGGAGTGA
- a CDS encoding YadA family autotransporter adhesin, translating to MRIATLMTAAAPLALAAALTFAAPARADPTADCNVNTGLDGIPGNADDTPGSTECGVDATASGTQSTAVGASSEATGERSTALGRGTNASAVNAVALGAGSVADQDDTVSVGAVGAERRIVNVGTGTGVTDAVNLGQLNAALAMVSAGANPYFASSFGGTPASATGFSAMALGENAVADGFQSLAIGLSSTASNGNTIAMGTQSEASGNAGAIAIGSFAAASGESSTALGSAATASSDSGTALGSTSNASGSYAIAIGPASHASGIYTAAIGPFARAGGDYSVSLGSLSEAQGASSVVIGGALPLSGGSLASASAGGQHATALGAAAIASADDSIALGAQSLADRAGTVSVGRVGAERQMVNVAAGTQATDAVNLDQLDAVATTANAALANAATAQTTADTAQTTANAALANAATAQTAADAAQGAADSALTQAMTAQVTADTARAEAGVAQTTADTAQTTANTALANAATAQTAADAAQGTAGSALANAATAQSTADNALADAATAQGTADTARVEAAGAQATADQAFAVGQANTAAIQTAQSAADTALTNAATAQSTADAAGATAGAARVDAATAQTAADSALAKVATAQGTADTARVEAGTAQTTANSALADAATAQGTADTARVEAAGAQATADQALARTDYVAVNGSGALADAAGVDAIAIGAAASAASDDAVAIGTDVSASDGRAVSIGYGNVASGNGAVAIGDPNSAAGTGAVAIGEDNSAAGIGAVALGNANRAIGDGAIALGNGATASVAGAVAIGPDAEATRPDQIALGAARSTYTLAGISSDASRAAQEGAVSLVTTDLAGNLSTLDLDVGALTNVGGRLDALEGRVSALDTALDRGFRRANGGIAAAMAMGGTVMPPDTTLAISFNLATYRGQQGFSGAVVARITDHVWVSGGFAGSTVHGSTGGRAGITFGW from the coding sequence ATGCGTATCGCCACCCTGATGACCGCCGCAGCCCCGCTCGCACTCGCCGCGGCGCTGACCTTCGCCGCCCCCGCCCGGGCGGATCCGACCGCGGACTGCAACGTCAACACCGGCTTGGACGGAATCCCCGGGAATGCGGACGATACGCCCGGCTCCACCGAATGCGGGGTCGACGCTACGGCCAGCGGCACGCAAAGCACCGCCGTCGGCGCGTCCAGCGAAGCCACCGGCGAGCGCAGCACGGCGCTCGGCCGCGGCACCAATGCTTCGGCAGTCAACGCCGTTGCGCTCGGCGCGGGATCGGTCGCCGATCAGGACGACACGGTCTCGGTCGGCGCGGTGGGGGCGGAGCGCCGCATCGTCAATGTCGGCACCGGCACCGGGGTGACCGACGCGGTCAACCTCGGTCAGCTCAATGCGGCGCTCGCGATGGTTTCGGCCGGCGCAAACCCCTATTTCGCCTCTTCCTTCGGCGGCACGCCCGCCTCGGCGACCGGGTTTTCGGCCATGGCGCTGGGTGAGAACGCCGTCGCCGACGGCTTCCAGAGCCTCGCGATCGGCCTGTCGAGCACCGCCAGCAACGGCAACACGATCGCGATGGGTACGCAGAGCGAAGCGAGCGGCAATGCTGGCGCGATCGCCATCGGCAGCTTCGCAGCGGCAAGTGGCGAATCGAGCACCGCGCTCGGCTCCGCCGCCACGGCCTCGTCCGATTCCGGCACTGCGCTCGGTTCGACCAGCAATGCCAGCGGCAGCTATGCGATCGCGATCGGACCGGCGAGCCATGCCAGCGGAATCTATACCGCCGCGATCGGCCCGTTCGCGCGGGCCGGCGGCGATTACAGCGTCAGCCTCGGCAGCCTCAGCGAGGCGCAGGGGGCGAGTTCCGTGGTGATTGGCGGCGCCCTTCCGCTTTCTGGCGGCAGCCTCGCCAGTGCCTCGGCGGGCGGCCAGCACGCCACCGCGCTCGGCGCCGCCGCGATCGCATCGGCCGATGACAGTATCGCGCTCGGCGCCCAGTCGCTGGCCGATCGGGCAGGAACCGTCTCGGTCGGCCGTGTCGGCGCCGAACGGCAGATGGTCAACGTCGCCGCAGGCACCCAAGCTACCGACGCGGTGAATCTCGATCAACTCGACGCCGTCGCGACGACCGCCAACGCGGCGCTTGCCAATGCCGCGACGGCGCAGACGACGGCAGACACAGCGCAGACGACCGCCAACGCCGCACTCGCCAATGCCGCGACCGCGCAAACGGCGGCGGACGCGGCGCAGGGCGCCGCTGATTCGGCACTGACCCAAGCCATGACTGCGCAGGTCACGGCCGACACCGCCCGCGCCGAGGCCGGGGTCGCGCAGACGACAGCGGACACGGCCCAGACCACCGCGAACACCGCCCTCGCCAATGCGGCGACCGCGCAGACGGCGGCGGATGCCGCCCAGGGCACGGCTGGCTCGGCGCTGGCCAACGCCGCCACCGCGCAGAGCACGGCCGACAACGCGCTCGCTGACGCCGCTACCGCTCAAGGCACGGCCGATACCGCACGGGTCGAGGCCGCAGGGGCGCAGGCGACCGCCGATCAGGCCTTCGCCGTCGGCCAGGCAAATACGGCGGCGATCCAGACAGCGCAGTCCGCCGCCGATACGGCGCTGACCAATGCGGCCACGGCCCAGTCCACCGCGGACGCAGCCGGGGCCACCGCCGGCGCCGCGCGCGTCGATGCGGCGACCGCGCAGACGGCCGCCGACTCGGCGCTGGCGAAGGTCGCGACGGCGCAGGGCACCGCCGACACGGCCCGCGTCGAAGCCGGGACCGCGCAAACGACCGCGAACAGCGCGCTCGCCGACGCCGCCACCGCGCAGGGCACGGCCGATACCGCGCGGGTCGAGGCTGCGGGTGCGCAGGCGACCGCCGATCAGGCGCTCGCGCGGACCGACTATGTCGCCGTGAACGGCAGCGGCGCGCTCGCCGACGCTGCCGGCGTCGATGCGATCGCGATCGGCGCCGCCGCCAGCGCGGCCAGCGACGATGCGGTCGCGATCGGCACGGATGTCAGCGCGTCCGACGGCCGCGCGGTGTCGATCGGCTATGGCAATGTCGCCTCGGGCAATGGCGCCGTGGCGATCGGCGATCCCAATAGCGCCGCCGGAACCGGCGCGGTCGCGATCGGCGAGGACAATAGCGCCGCCGGCATCGGCGCAGTCGCTCTCGGCAACGCCAACCGCGCCATCGGCGACGGTGCGATCGCGCTCGGCAACGGGGCGACGGCGAGCGTGGCCGGGGCGGTCGCGATCGGTCCCGACGCCGAAGCGACGCGGCCCGACCAGATCGCGCTGGGCGCGGCGCGCTCCACCTACACGCTGGCCGGAATCTCCTCCGACGCCAGCCGAGCGGCGCAGGAGGGCGCGGTCAGCCTTGTCACCACCGATCTTGCGGGCAATCTCTCGACGCTCGACCTCGACGTGGGCGCACTCACCAATGTCGGCGGCCGGCTCGATGCGCTGGAAGGGCGGGTTTCGGCGCTCGACACGGCGCTGGACCGGGGCTTTCGGCGCGCCAATGGCGGGATCGCGGCGGCGATGGCGATGGGCGGCACGGTGATGCCGCCCGATACCACCCTCGCGATCTCCTTCAACCTCGCCACCTATCGCGGCCAACAGGGCTTTTCCGGCGCGGTCGTGGCGCGGATCACCGATCATGTCTGGGTCTCCGGCGGCTTTGCCGGGTCCACCGTGCATGGCTCCACCGGCGGCCGTGCCGGCATCACCTTCGGCTGGTAA
- a CDS encoding HAD family hydrolase, translating to MRFAAIIFDFDGVIADSEVRANQSLAESLTAAGMPTTYDECLRDYYGHNWQETQRRIEARFGRSLPADFRERHRERARARFMDGFDAVPGAAAFLDALGPMPRAIASSSRAEYIDWALGLFGLGHHFGEHVYSADGWDRGKPHPDIYLAAANGLAIDPARCLAIEDSPIGAQAALAAGMTVVGFCGAGHIVDRAAHGAMLRGVGVHHVAHSYDEVLRHA from the coding sequence ATGAGATTCGCCGCGATCATCTTCGATTTCGACGGCGTCATCGCCGACAGCGAGGTGCGCGCGAACCAGTCGCTTGCCGAGAGCCTGACTGCGGCGGGCATGCCGACGACCTATGACGAGTGCCTGCGCGATTATTACGGGCATAATTGGCAGGAAACCCAGCGGCGGATCGAGGCGCGCTTCGGCCGATCGCTGCCCGCCGATTTTCGCGAGCGTCACCGCGAGCGGGCGCGGGCACGCTTCATGGATGGGTTCGACGCGGTGCCCGGTGCTGCCGCTTTTCTCGATGCGCTCGGGCCGATGCCGCGCGCGATCGCTTCGTCGAGCCGTGCGGAATATATCGACTGGGCGCTCGGTCTGTTCGGGCTTGGCCATCATTTCGGCGAGCATGTCTACAGCGCCGACGGCTGGGACCGCGGCAAGCCGCATCCCGACATCTATCTCGCCGCCGCAAACGGGCTGGCGATCGATCCGGCACGCTGTCTCGCGATCGAGGATTCGCCGATCGGCGCCCAGGCGGCTCTTGCGGCGGGAATGACCGTCGTCGGCTTTTGCGGCGCGGGCCATATCGTCGATCGCGCCGCGCATGGGGCGATGCTGCGCGGCGTCGGGGTGCATCATGTGGCGCATAGTTATGACGAGGTTCTTCGCCACGCCTGA
- a CDS encoding ribbon-helix-helix protein, CopG family produces the protein MRFLADIPDSDIEWLDALALDQGVSRAELVRRAVASFRADASGDAIDNAFGIWKGRDDIGDGLKYQQRLRGKRE, from the coding sequence ATGCGTTTCCTCGCCGATATTCCCGATTCCGACATCGAATGGTTGGACGCACTGGCGCTCGATCAGGGTGTGTCGCGCGCCGAACTCGTGCGCCGCGCGGTTGCCTCCTTTCGCGCCGATGCGTCGGGTGATGCGATCGACAATGCGTTCGGCATCTGGAAGGGCCGCGACGATATCGGTGATGGCCTGAAATATCAGCAGCGCCTCAGGGGCAAGCGCGAATGA
- the glmU gene encoding bifunctional UDP-N-acetylglucosamine diphosphorylase/glucosamine-1-phosphate N-acetyltransferase GlmU: MSKAPLPPIAAIILAAGKGTRMKSDLHKVLHPIGGRPMLLHLMASVDALAPAATVVVVGDKRDQVEAAIAGTGAVTAVQEPQLGTAHAALQAREALAGFDGVLLVCFGDCPMLTADTVRRLCAALDSGARVAVLGFRPGDAGAYGRIIADIDGTVSKMVEYKDASAEERAVDLCNSGVIVAGASDMWRLLGAVGNNNMQGEYYLPDVATGAIAEGARVAAIETDAHEVAGINSRAELAAAEAQWQAFKREEAMAGGASLRAPDTVWFSWDTELGRDVTIEPNVFFGPGVKVADGVTIRANCHIEGATIGEGCEVGPFARLRPGTVLGEKAKIGNFVETKKAVLGKGAKANHLTYLGDVSVGAGANIGAGTITCNYDGYFKYRTEIGENAFIGSNSALVAPVRIGRDAIVGAGSTVTADVTDGELRLVRAEQSMKPGWADRFHDAMRKKKAAEKKA; this comes from the coding sequence ATGAGCAAAGCCCCTCTTCCGCCGATCGCCGCCATCATCCTTGCCGCGGGCAAGGGCACCCGCATGAAGTCCGACCTCCACAAGGTGCTGCACCCGATCGGCGGGCGTCCGATGCTGCTGCATTTGATGGCGAGCGTCGATGCGCTGGCTCCGGCCGCCACCGTGGTGGTGGTCGGCGACAAGCGCGATCAGGTCGAGGCCGCGATCGCCGGGACCGGAGCGGTGACGGCGGTTCAGGAGCCGCAATTGGGGACGGCGCACGCGGCGCTTCAGGCGCGCGAGGCGCTCGCCGGGTTCGACGGCGTGCTTCTCGTTTGCTTCGGCGATTGTCCGATGCTCACCGCCGATACCGTGCGCCGGCTGTGCGCCGCGCTCGATTCGGGCGCCCGCGTCGCGGTGCTGGGGTTCCGTCCGGGTGATGCGGGCGCCTATGGGCGGATCATCGCCGACATCGACGGAACAGTCAGCAAGATGGTCGAATATAAGGACGCCAGCGCCGAAGAGCGCGCGGTCGATCTGTGCAATTCGGGGGTCATCGTCGCGGGCGCGTCCGACATGTGGCGCCTGCTGGGCGCGGTCGGTAATAACAATATGCAGGGCGAATATTATCTGCCCGACGTTGCGACCGGCGCGATTGCCGAGGGCGCGCGCGTCGCGGCGATCGAGACCGACGCCCACGAGGTCGCGGGCATCAACAGCCGCGCCGAACTCGCGGCCGCCGAGGCGCAATGGCAGGCGTTCAAGCGCGAGGAGGCGATGGCCGGGGGCGCGTCGCTGCGCGCACCCGACACGGTCTGGTTTTCCTGGGATACCGAGCTTGGCCGCGACGTGACGATCGAGCCGAATGTCTTTTTCGGTCCCGGCGTCAAGGTCGCCGATGGGGTGACGATCCGCGCCAACTGCCATATCGAGGGCGCGACGATCGGCGAAGGTTGCGAGGTCGGCCCCTTCGCGCGGCTCCGCCCCGGCACCGTGCTCGGCGAGAAAGCGAAGATCGGCAATTTCGTCGAAACCAAAAAAGCGGTGCTCGGCAAGGGCGCGAAGGCGAACCATCTGACCTATCTGGGCGACGTCAGCGTCGGCGCGGGCGCGAACATCGGCGCGGGGACGATCACCTGCAATTATGACGGCTATTTCAAATATCGGACCGAGATCGGCGAGAACGCCTTCATCGGATCGAACAGCGCGCTTGTCGCGCCGGTCAGGATCGGCCGCGACGCGATCGTCGGCGCGGGCAGCACGGTGACTGCCGATGTGACGGATGGCGAACTTCGCCTCGTCCGCGCCGAACAGTCGATGAAGCCCGGCTGGGCCGACCGCTTCCACGACGCGATGCGCAAGAAGAAGGCGGCGGAGAAAAAGGCATGA
- a CDS encoding HAD-IA family hydrolase, which produces MSDFPFRIVGFDLDGTLVDTAADLTAAVNHALALIDRAPLSEAVVRPMIGLGARHMLEQGLLATGGAEEGVVDRLYPDLLRYYEAHIAVHSRPFPGLTAALDRLDALGVRTAVATNKAEGMARKLLGELGLADRMAAIIGGDTLAVRKPAAEPILAMIAQSGGGGTAFVGDSIFDVMAAKNAGVTSIIVRFGFLDRPAEQLGGDHVIDHYDELVPLLAGL; this is translated from the coding sequence ATGAGCGATTTCCCTTTCCGCATTGTTGGTTTCGACCTCGACGGTACGCTCGTCGACACCGCCGCCGACCTCACCGCTGCGGTCAATCACGCGCTGGCCCTGATCGACCGCGCACCGTTGAGCGAGGCCGTGGTGCGGCCGATGATCGGGCTCGGCGCAAGGCATATGCTCGAACAGGGGCTGCTGGCGACCGGCGGCGCGGAAGAAGGCGTCGTCGATCGGCTCTATCCCGACCTGCTGCGCTATTATGAAGCGCATATCGCGGTGCACAGCCGCCCCTTTCCCGGCCTGACCGCCGCGCTCGACCGGCTCGACGCGCTGGGGGTCCGCACCGCGGTGGCGACCAACAAGGCCGAGGGCATGGCGCGCAAGCTGCTCGGCGAACTCGGCCTCGCGGACCGCATGGCCGCGATTATCGGCGGCGACACGCTTGCCGTCCGCAAACCCGCCGCCGAGCCGATCCTGGCGATGATCGCGCAGAGCGGCGGCGGCGGCACCGCGTTCGTCGGCGACAGCATCTTTGACGTCATGGCGGCGAAAAATGCCGGCGTAACCAGCATAATCGTCCGCTTCGGCTTCCTCGATCGGCCCGCCGAGCAATTGGGCGGCGATCATGTCATCGATCATTATGACGAACTGGTGCCCCTGCTCGCGGGGCTTTAG
- a CDS encoding winged helix-turn-helix domain-containing protein, producing MGSVERVDLARQADVIIGRLSVSPARRELTRDDGVREVLEHRVMQVLIALHRADGGIVTRDELTRSCWEGRIVGDDAINRVISRLRKVADGIGAGSFAIETITKIGYRLASSGFEAASPASEAGDAALSPALRPTRRGFALGGAALGVTALAGGGAWLYRRAARPAVPPEVERLMGRGWTMMLQGNRDAQIEAAGLFRRAVELAPDYADGWGSLGFVYAYSSHYYPAAEREARRDRARAAATRALAIDRGNGMGRAALAFAQPWRGHWLEIERTLRAAGRDHPEDDLFRTTLGYILGMVGRFAEAAQILDRMGGSKGERTLEPGEYYYLIESLWAAGRLEDADRRIAEATALYPTEPNMFFLRYQIWLFSGRAGAAAALIANRSGRPTGIDQGDWDRLGRIAHLFESPAPDEVARFAADEMERARTGNGVAGSVLENFAELGLIDEAFALADALFFGRGFTVPDQDAPGAPYYHALEDRETSILFAPSTRALRADPRFNRLVEQLGLERYWRAAGVQPDYRRT from the coding sequence ATGGGTTCCGTGGAGCGGGTCGACCTGGCACGCCAGGCCGACGTCATCATTGGCAGGTTGTCGGTGTCGCCGGCGCGGCGCGAACTGACACGCGATGACGGCGTGCGCGAGGTGCTGGAGCATCGGGTGATGCAGGTATTGATCGCACTCCACCGGGCCGATGGCGGTATCGTGACGCGCGATGAACTGACCCGGTCGTGCTGGGAAGGGCGGATCGTCGGTGACGATGCCATCAACCGCGTCATCTCCCGCCTTCGCAAGGTTGCGGATGGCATCGGCGCGGGCAGCTTTGCGATCGAGACGATCACCAAGATCGGCTATCGGCTTGCTAGCAGCGGGTTCGAGGCCGCTTCGCCGGCGTCGGAGGCGGGGGATGCGGCGCTATCGCCCGCTTTGCGTCCGACGCGGCGCGGATTCGCATTGGGCGGCGCGGCGCTGGGCGTGACCGCGCTGGCCGGGGGCGGCGCGTGGCTTTATCGGCGCGCCGCCCGCCCTGCCGTTCCGCCCGAGGTCGAACGATTGATGGGGCGGGGCTGGACAATGATGCTTCAGGGCAACCGCGATGCGCAGATCGAGGCCGCCGGGCTGTTCCGGCGCGCGGTCGAACTGGCGCCCGATTATGCCGACGGCTGGGGCTCCCTGGGTTTCGTCTATGCCTATTCGTCGCATTATTATCCCGCCGCGGAGCGCGAGGCGCGCCGCGATCGCGCCCGGGCCGCCGCGACGCGCGCGCTCGCCATCGATCGTGGCAATGGCATGGGCCGGGCAGCGCTGGCCTTCGCCCAGCCATGGCGCGGCCATTGGCTGGAGATCGAGCGCACGTTGCGGGCCGCCGGGCGCGATCATCCGGAGGACGACCTGTTCCGCACCACGCTCGGCTATATATTGGGCATGGTCGGCCGATTTGCGGAGGCTGCGCAGATCCTGGACCGCATGGGCGGAAGCAAGGGGGAGCGGACGCTGGAGCCGGGCGAATATTATTATCTGATCGAAAGTCTGTGGGCCGCAGGCCGGCTGGAAGATGCGGACCGGCGCATCGCGGAGGCGACCGCCCTCTACCCGACGGAACCCAATATGTTCTTCCTGCGCTACCAAATCTGGCTGTTCAGCGGCCGCGCCGGTGCCGCCGCCGCGCTGATCGCGAACCGTTCGGGCCGTCCGACCGGGATCGATCAAGGGGATTGGGACCGTCTCGGCCGGATCGCGCACCTGTTCGAGAGCCCCGCGCCGGACGAAGTCGCGCGTTTCGCAGCGGATGAGATGGAGCGGGCGCGGACCGGAAACGGCGTGGCGGGGAGTGTGTTGGAAAATTTCGCCGAGCTCGGGCTGATCGACGAAGCCTTTGCGCTCGCGGACGCCCTTTTCTTTGGACGCGGTTTCACGGTGCCGGATCAGGACGCTCCAGGTGCGCCTTATTATCATGCGCTCGAGGATCGCGAGACGTCGATCCTGTTCGCCCCGTCGACCCGGGCGCTGCGCGCCGATCCGCGCTTCAATCGCCTGGTCGAGCAACTGGGGCTCGAACGCTATTGGCGCGCGGCGGGCGTGCAGCCCGATTACCGGCGCACCTGA
- a CDS encoding PIN domain-containing protein: MIAAQFDSDILIDALNGVEAARSEIRRAGRKSVSRISWTEVMSAADPESVKAVEAFLGCFQVEEIGDAVARRAAALRAERKGLTLADAFVLATAQIGGRILVTRNIKVFPASMPGIRIPYTL; this comes from the coding sequence ATGATCGCCGCGCAGTTCGACAGCGACATATTGATCGACGCGCTCAACGGAGTCGAGGCAGCGCGAAGCGAAATCCGCCGTGCCGGTCGCAAGAGCGTCAGCCGCATAAGCTGGACCGAGGTGATGTCGGCGGCGGACCCCGAATCGGTGAAGGCGGTCGAAGCCTTTCTGGGCTGTTTCCAGGTCGAGGAGATCGGCGACGCCGTCGCGCGCCGCGCGGCGGCGCTGCGCGCCGAACGCAAGGGATTGACGCTCGCCGACGCTTTCGTACTGGCCACCGCACAGATCGGCGGCCGCATCCTCGTCACCCGCAATATCAAGGTGTTTCCGGCGTCGATGCCGGGTATTCGCATTCCTTACACGCTCTAA